A single genomic interval of Bradyrhizobium sp. AZCC 1693 harbors:
- a CDS encoding CsbD family protein, with amino-acid sequence MDKDRIAGSAKDFAGRVESTVGDLAGDAKAQAEGRAREAAGTVQNIYGQAKDAARDATDAAVNYAKDAYEHSGDTVRSGQKAVAKAVQENPLGALLVAGGIGFALALLMTRPPRRPPPRWRYYG; translated from the coding sequence ATGGACAAGGATCGGATTGCCGGCTCGGCCAAGGATTTCGCAGGTAGGGTCGAAAGCACTGTCGGCGACTTAGCGGGCGATGCGAAGGCGCAAGCCGAGGGCCGCGCGCGCGAAGCGGCCGGCACGGTGCAAAATATCTACGGCCAGGCCAAGGATGCCGCCCGCGACGCCACGGATGCCGCCGTCAACTATGCCAAGGATGCCTATGAACACAGCGGCGACACCGTTCGCAGCGGCCAGAAAGCGGTGGCGAAAGCCGTGCAGGAAAATCCGCTCGGCGCGCTGCTCGTCGCAGGTGGAATTGGTTTTGCGCTGGCGCTGTTGATGACACGCCCGCCGCGCCGCCCGCCGCCGCGCTGGCGCTATTACGGATAA
- a CDS encoding CAP domain-containing protein, translating into MKRATTAIIGLFLLAGCSADVKIPDQPAMYLDMAQPGATLDTVAAATMISQYRQNNGLGTVVVDPELIRLAEQQSQAMAARNKMDHNVKGPLDKRLGASGYPATVAVENISAGYHTLAEAFSGWRDSPPHKANMLKNGVTKLGIAATYAPGTKYKVFWTLILAST; encoded by the coding sequence GTGAAACGGGCGACTACCGCCATTATCGGGCTTTTTCTGCTTGCCGGCTGCTCGGCAGACGTCAAAATCCCGGATCAGCCGGCCATGTATCTCGACATGGCCCAACCCGGCGCCACGCTCGATACGGTCGCCGCCGCGACCATGATCTCGCAATACCGCCAGAACAACGGCCTCGGCACCGTGGTGGTCGATCCCGAGTTGATCAGGCTCGCCGAGCAGCAGTCGCAGGCGATGGCGGCGCGCAACAAGATGGACCACAATGTGAAGGGTCCGCTGGACAAGCGGCTGGGGGCCTCCGGCTATCCGGCGACGGTCGCGGTCGAAAACATTTCGGCCGGATATCACACCCTGGCGGAGGCCTTCTCCGGCTGGCGCGACTCGCCGCCGCATAAGGCCAACATGCTCAAGAACGGTGTCACAAAATTGGGCATCGCGGCGACTTATGCTCCAGGCACCAAATACAAGGTGTTCTGGACCCTCATCCTTGCATCAACCTGA
- a CDS encoding sulfate/molybdate ABC transporter ATP-binding protein has protein sequence MTIEVKNIVKKFGAFAALDNVDLKVGKGELLALLGPSGSGKTTLLRIIAGLDWPDAGEVRIDGEDALGHGASERHVGFVFQHYALFRHMTVFENVAFGLRVQPRAVRKDEATIRARVKELLDLVQLDWLANRYPSQLSGGQRQRIALARALAIEPRILLLDEPFGALDAKVRKELRQWLRSLHSEIHVTSIFVTHDQEEALEVANRVVVMDKGRIEQIGTPGDVYDNPATAFVHGFIGESIVLPVEVAGGSVRLGGRPLNIAADGAASGASKLFVRRHDMQIGPAGTGSLEGAVRHVRSFGPIQRAEVALTGSEGKTVIEIDAPRDRELQAGEIIGLQPRRYRIFAAQD, from the coding sequence GTGACCATTGAAGTCAAAAACATCGTCAAGAAGTTCGGCGCGTTCGCCGCCCTCGACAATGTCGATCTGAAGGTCGGCAAGGGCGAATTGCTGGCGCTGCTCGGCCCCTCCGGTTCGGGCAAGACGACGCTGTTGCGAATCATCGCCGGCCTCGACTGGCCGGACGCCGGCGAGGTGCGGATCGACGGCGAGGATGCGCTGGGACACGGCGCCAGCGAGCGCCATGTCGGCTTCGTGTTCCAGCATTATGCGCTGTTCCGCCACATGACGGTGTTCGAAAACGTTGCCTTTGGCCTGCGCGTGCAGCCGCGCGCCGTCCGCAAGGACGAGGCCACGATCCGCGCCCGCGTCAAGGAGTTGCTGGATCTGGTGCAGCTCGACTGGCTGGCCAACCGCTATCCCAGCCAATTGTCCGGCGGCCAGCGGCAGCGCATCGCGCTGGCGCGTGCGCTCGCCATCGAGCCGCGCATCCTGCTGCTCGACGAGCCCTTTGGCGCGCTCGACGCCAAGGTGCGGAAAGAGCTGCGGCAATGGCTGCGCTCGCTGCATTCCGAAATTCACGTCACCTCGATCTTCGTCACCCACGACCAGGAAGAGGCGCTGGAAGTCGCCAACCGCGTGGTTGTCATGGACAAGGGCCGTATCGAGCAGATCGGCACGCCGGGCGATGTCTATGACAATCCCGCCACCGCCTTCGTCCACGGCTTCATCGGCGAATCCATCGTGCTGCCGGTGGAGGTTGCCGGCGGCTCGGTGCGGCTCGGCGGCCGGCCGCTCAATATCGCCGCCGATGGCGCGGCCTCCGGCGCCTCAAAACTGTTCGTCCGCCGCCACGACATGCAGATCGGGCCGGCGGGAACCGGCTCGCTGGAGGGCGCGGTGCGCCATGTCCGCTCGTTCGGCCCGATTCAGCGGGCGGAGGTGGCGCTGACGGGCAGTGAGGGCAAGACCGTGATCGAGATCGATGCCCCCCGGGACCGGGAACTCCAGGCCGGCGAGATCATCGGCCTGCAGCCCCGCCGCTACCGGATCTTTGCGGCACAGGATTGA
- a CDS encoding YqgE/AlgH family protein, translating to MSPEGKTPKPVRRKAAGIGDNSSSGGYLDGRLLIAMPVMGDPRFERSVIYMCAHSSEGAMGIIVNRPAGSIDFPGLLVQLDIIQKADQIKLPENAETMQVLKGGPVDTGRGFVLHSSDFFIQDATLNIDDGICLTATVDILKAIAKGTGPKHAILALGYAGWAPGQLEDEIQHNGWLHCDADPELIFGDDVDEKYQRALQKIGIDPGMLSNEAGHA from the coding sequence ATGAGCCCTGAAGGCAAGACACCGAAGCCCGTTCGCCGCAAAGCTGCCGGCATTGGCGACAATTCGTCCTCCGGCGGCTACCTGGACGGCCGGCTGCTGATTGCCATGCCGGTCATGGGCGACCCGCGCTTCGAGCGCTCCGTCATCTACATGTGCGCGCATTCGTCCGAGGGGGCGATGGGCATCATCGTCAACCGTCCGGCCGGCAGCATCGATTTTCCCGGGCTATTGGTCCAGCTCGACATCATCCAGAAGGCCGACCAGATCAAGCTGCCGGAAAACGCGGAGACCATGCAGGTGCTGAAGGGCGGCCCGGTCGACACCGGCCGCGGCTTCGTGCTGCACTCGAGCGATTTCTTCATCCAGGATGCGACGCTCAATATCGACGACGGCATCTGCCTGACCGCGACGGTGGACATCCTCAAGGCCATCGCCAAGGGCACCGGACCGAAGCACGCGATCCTGGCGCTGGGCTATGCCGGCTGGGCGCCGGGCCAGCTCGAGGACGAGATCCAGCACAATGGCTGGCTGCATTGCGACGCCGACCCGGAGCTGATCTTCGGCGACGATGTCGACGAAAAATACCAGCGCGCACTGCAAAAGATCGGCATCGACCCCGGCATGCTGTCGAACGAGGCCGGGCACGCGTAG
- a CDS encoding protein-disulfide reductase DsbD domain-containing protein — MIVMVPLRAALGVAALCVACATSEVRAEDASPWQRDAHSAVRLLAGSRSGTVLLGGVAIQLQPGWKTYWRTPGDSGVPPRFDFSKSDNVEAVTVLWPAPKKFDDGAGGTALGYKQQVVLPLRIVAKNADKPVTLRANISYAVCDKLCIPVEAHAELAFASVASTEDGNLSDALNTVPKPANIGDPNPLTIRDVKREGKSNVLVDVTAPEAKEVTLFVEGPTPDWALPVPRLVEPSPPGIKRFAFELDGLPPGAIPEGAALKLTLVGGDRAYEFNVNLN; from the coding sequence ATGATCGTGATGGTTCCCCTGCGCGCCGCGCTCGGCGTCGCCGCTTTGTGTGTCGCGTGCGCGACGTCGGAGGTTCGCGCCGAGGATGCGTCGCCGTGGCAACGTGACGCGCATTCCGCAGTGCGGTTGCTGGCGGGATCGCGCAGCGGCACGGTGCTGCTCGGCGGCGTTGCCATCCAGTTGCAGCCGGGATGGAAGACCTATTGGCGGACGCCCGGCGATTCCGGCGTTCCGCCCCGCTTCGACTTCTCCAAATCGGACAATGTCGAAGCCGTGACCGTGCTGTGGCCGGCGCCGAAGAAATTCGACGATGGCGCCGGCGGCACCGCGCTGGGATACAAGCAGCAGGTCGTGCTGCCGTTGCGGATCGTCGCCAAAAACGCCGACAAGCCGGTGACGCTGCGGGCCAATATCAGCTACGCGGTTTGCGACAAGCTCTGCATTCCCGTCGAAGCCCATGCCGAACTGGCCTTTGCCAGCGTGGCAAGCACCGAGGACGGCAATTTGTCCGATGCGCTCAATACGGTGCCGAAGCCCGCCAATATCGGCGACCCCAATCCGCTGACCATCCGCGACGTCAAGCGCGAGGGAAAGAGCAACGTGCTGGTCGACGTGACAGCGCCCGAGGCCAAGGAAGTCACCCTGTTCGTCGAGGGGCCGACGCCGGACTGGGCGCTGCCGGTTCCCAGGCTCGTCGAGCCAAGCCCGCCCGGCATCAAACGCTTTGCCTTTGAGCTCGACGGCCTGCCGCCCGGCGCCATCCCTGAAGGCGCCGCGCTCAAACTGACGCTGGTCGGCGGCGACCGGGCCTACGAGTTCAATGTCAATTTGAATTGA
- a CDS encoding SDR family NAD(P)-dependent oxidoreductase codes for MNELDFSGRQVLVVGGSSGIGNGIAQAFRAKGARVAVCGTRASAADYSPGEGSHLEGLDYFRLDVSDAQAIGAFKPPFEKLDVLVLAQGAVIYRRGEFEMDGFRKVVEVNLMSLMACATRFQAMLSASQGSLIIVSSTAAFHSTMGNPAYNASKTGAVGLTRTLGEAWAENGIRVNGIAPGLVDTKMTKATTSNPKRLEGALERIPLKRLGTPADMAGAALFLASPLSSYIIGQTIVVDGGLIL; via the coding sequence ATGAACGAACTGGATTTCAGCGGCAGGCAGGTGCTGGTGGTCGGCGGCTCCAGCGGCATCGGTAACGGCATCGCGCAGGCCTTCCGCGCCAAGGGCGCGCGTGTCGCCGTCTGCGGTACCCGCGCAAGCGCAGCCGATTATTCGCCCGGCGAAGGGTCGCATCTCGAAGGTCTCGATTACTTCCGGCTCGACGTCAGCGACGCGCAGGCGATCGGAGCCTTCAAGCCGCCGTTCGAAAAGCTCGACGTGCTGGTGCTGGCGCAAGGCGCGGTGATCTACCGCCGCGGCGAATTCGAGATGGATGGCTTTCGCAAGGTCGTGGAAGTCAATTTGATGAGCCTGATGGCGTGCGCAACCAGATTTCAGGCGATGCTGAGCGCGAGCCAAGGGTCGCTGATCATCGTCAGTTCGACCGCCGCCTTTCATTCCACCATGGGCAACCCGGCTTACAACGCCTCGAAGACCGGCGCCGTGGGCTTGACGCGCACGCTCGGCGAGGCGTGGGCCGAGAACGGCATCCGCGTCAACGGCATCGCGCCGGGCCTGGTCGACACCAAGATGACCAAGGCGACGACATCAAATCCGAAACGCCTCGAAGGCGCGCTGGAGCGGATCCCGCTGAAGCGGCTCGGCACGCCTGCCGACATGGCCGGCGCGGCGCTGTTCCTGGCCTCGCCGTTGTCGTCCTACATCATCGGCCAGACCATCGTGGTCGATGGCGGGCTTATACTTTGA
- a CDS encoding type II toxin-antitoxin system RelE/ParE family toxin has translation MKLVYSRRALADLDGISAYYAASASPAIADSVGRRLEDVVDRICRIPESAPKVSQRSQVHVVTVVRYPFRIFYRVRNDTIDILHIRHTSRRPVNTID, from the coding sequence ATGAAGCTCGTCTATTCAAGACGAGCACTCGCTGATCTCGATGGGATTTCGGCCTATTACGCGGCCAGCGCAAGCCCCGCGATAGCTGATTCTGTCGGACGGCGGCTGGAAGATGTCGTTGACCGCATTTGCCGCATCCCTGAATCTGCTCCGAAAGTCTCGCAGCGATCTCAGGTCCATGTCGTAACCGTCGTGCGTTATCCGTTCCGGATTTTCTATCGCGTGCGCAACGACACGATCGATATCTTGCACATTCGACACACGTCGCGACGGCCTGTGAACACGATCGACTGA
- a CDS encoding GNAT family N-acetyltransferase: MADIPPLQIRRLETSDTALYRDIRLEALQRNPEAFSSTFERENAQPLSWFEAVVGRTDIFGAFLDGVLVGIAGYAAQEGSKQAHKGLLWGMYVRTAARNLDLGKRLVAAVLDHAEGRVEMVQLTVVNENKAACRLYGVMGFVEYGYEKRALKQDGRHYDEVLMVKFLDEGVS, translated from the coding sequence GTGGCCGATATTCCCCCTCTGCAGATTCGTCGCCTCGAGACTTCAGACACCGCCCTCTACAGGGACATCCGGCTGGAGGCGTTGCAAAGAAATCCCGAGGCTTTCTCCAGCACGTTTGAGAGAGAAAACGCGCAACCGCTGTCGTGGTTCGAAGCGGTCGTTGGCCGCACAGATATCTTCGGCGCATTCCTCGACGGAGTGCTGGTGGGAATAGCCGGATACGCCGCGCAGGAAGGTTCGAAGCAAGCGCATAAGGGGCTGCTTTGGGGGATGTATGTTCGAACCGCTGCGCGAAATTTGGATCTTGGAAAAAGACTTGTCGCGGCAGTGCTCGACCATGCGGAGGGGCGCGTTGAGATGGTTCAGCTGACTGTGGTGAACGAGAACAAGGCTGCGTGCCGGCTTTACGGTGTCATGGGCTTTGTCGAGTACGGCTATGAAAAGCGAGCCCTCAAGCAGGACGGCCGACATTACGACGAGGTTCTGATGGTCAAATTCCTCGACGAAGGCGTCAGTTAA
- a CDS encoding sulfite exporter TauE/SafE family protein: MIDPLYVASGFGVGLLVGMTGVGGGSLMTPLLILLFGIHPSTAVGTDLLYAAATKTGGSLVHGVARSIHWPAVIRLASGSIPASVVTLLVLWQLELNGEAARSLVNLVLCFALILTATSLIFRKAIMDRYRQRMERLGASTTGNATVLVGVALGVLVSISSVGAGAVGVTALLLLYPRLPMASIVGSDIAHAVPLTLVAGIGHWALGSVDWALMGVLLIGSLPGIVIGSYCAVRVPETVLRLLLATVLVLVAGKLGFNELHLSTASIAAVTGSAAH; encoded by the coding sequence ATGATTGATCCGCTTTATGTTGCCTCGGGATTCGGCGTCGGCCTGCTGGTCGGGATGACCGGCGTCGGCGGTGGCTCGTTGATGACGCCGTTGTTGATCCTGCTGTTCGGCATCCATCCGTCGACCGCCGTCGGCACCGACCTGCTATACGCCGCGGCGACCAAGACCGGCGGCAGCCTGGTGCATGGCGTGGCCCGCAGCATTCACTGGCCGGCGGTGATCCGTCTCGCCAGCGGCAGCATCCCGGCGAGCGTCGTCACGCTGCTTGTGCTGTGGCAGCTCGAACTCAACGGAGAAGCCGCGCGCAGCCTGGTCAATCTGGTGCTGTGCTTTGCGCTCATTCTCACGGCGACGTCGTTGATTTTCCGCAAGGCGATCATGGATCGATACCGCCAGCGCATGGAACGGCTCGGCGCCTCGACGACTGGCAACGCGACCGTGCTGGTCGGCGTGGCGCTTGGTGTGCTGGTTTCGATATCGTCGGTCGGCGCTGGCGCGGTTGGCGTCACCGCGCTGTTGCTGCTCTATCCGCGCCTGCCGATGGCAAGCATCGTTGGCTCCGACATTGCACACGCCGTGCCGCTGACGCTGGTCGCCGGCATCGGCCACTGGGCGCTGGGTTCGGTCGACTGGGCGCTGATGGGTGTGCTGCTGATAGGCTCGCTGCCCGGCATCGTGATCGGTAGTTACTGTGCGGTCCGCGTCCCGGAGACGGTGCTGAGGCTGCTACTCGCCACCGTTCTTGTTCTGGTCGCCGGCAAGCTTGGCTTCAATGAGTTGCACTTGTCGACGGCAAGTATCGCGGCCGTTACCGGGAGCGCTGCCCATTAG
- a CDS encoding SDR family NAD(P)-dependent oxidoreductase, with protein sequence MSDFKELSRSVKGLTVLVTGAASGMGRATALVFAAEGANVAVTDINAETTQAVAGEITTTGGSAKAWTLDVAKPDDIIKVVNDIAAHFGSLDIVINNAGVSVRVAIDDEDYEAAWAKALAVMLTAHPRIIRAALPHLRRSKSPRIVNIASTEALGATALHSPYSAAKAGVTGLTRSLAVELGREGITVNCICPGPIRTAITERISEEHKTIYAKRRTALGRYGEPEEVAHMTLSLCLPAASFLTGAVIPVDGGLMARNA encoded by the coding sequence ATGTCGGATTTCAAAGAGCTCAGCCGCTCGGTCAAAGGTCTGACCGTTCTCGTCACCGGCGCCGCCAGCGGCATGGGCCGCGCCACCGCGCTCGTGTTCGCAGCCGAGGGCGCCAACGTCGCCGTCACCGATATCAACGCCGAGACCACCCAGGCCGTCGCCGGCGAGATCACCACAACCGGCGGTTCGGCGAAGGCATGGACGCTCGACGTCGCAAAGCCTGACGACATCATCAAGGTCGTCAATGACATCGCCGCTCATTTCGGCTCCCTCGATATCGTCATCAACAATGCCGGCGTCTCCGTGCGCGTCGCGATCGACGACGAGGATTATGAAGCGGCCTGGGCCAAGGCGCTGGCCGTAATGCTGACCGCGCATCCGCGCATCATCCGCGCCGCGTTGCCGCATCTGCGCCGCTCGAAGAGCCCGCGCATCGTCAACATCGCCTCGACCGAGGCGCTCGGCGCGACTGCATTGCACAGCCCCTATTCGGCGGCGAAAGCCGGCGTTACCGGCTTGACGCGCTCGCTTGCGGTAGAGCTCGGCCGCGAGGGCATCACCGTGAACTGCATCTGCCCGGGCCCGATCCGCACCGCGATCACCGAGCGCATTTCCGAAGAACACAAGACGATTTACGCCAAGCGCCGCACCGCTCTCGGCCGCTACGGCGAGCCCGAAGAGGTGGCGCACATGACGCTGAGCCTGTGCCTGCCGGCGGCCTCCTTCCTGACCGGCGCGGTTATCCCCGTGGATGGCGGGTTGATGGCGCGAAACGCGTAA
- a CDS encoding patatin-like phospholipase family protein, which produces MDHSNPAPATTPAKAQRVLVLQGGGALGSYQAGAFHALCRAGFEPEWIAGISIGAINAAIIAGNEGEKRVDRLKEFWEMVSSPVPWNPVTNGDRARSLFNETSAALIATFGVPGFFTPRIPPAPLWPPGSPQSQSYYDTAPLKKTLERLVDFDRINDLKTRLSVGAVGVTSGNFRYFDNFEFRKLGKKIGPEHIMASGALPPGFPSVEIEGEHYWDGGIASNTPLDHVLGEESNRDLLIFQVDLFSARGDLPTSLLEAAEREKDIRFSSRTRMSTDKNKQVHNIRKAMRELLGKLPDHLKNDPLAEILCKAAQENTVTVVHLIYKSKNYESSSKDYDFSHVAMLEHWNAGVRDVHLSMRHKDVLERPQSGQTMMAYDMTGNGPKSRGGKQE; this is translated from the coding sequence ATGGATCATTCAAACCCCGCGCCCGCAACCACGCCTGCCAAAGCGCAGCGCGTGCTGGTCCTGCAGGGTGGCGGCGCGCTCGGCTCCTATCAGGCAGGCGCCTTTCATGCGCTGTGCCGGGCCGGGTTCGAACCGGAATGGATCGCGGGCATTTCGATCGGCGCCATCAACGCCGCGATCATCGCCGGCAATGAAGGCGAGAAACGCGTCGACCGGTTGAAAGAGTTCTGGGAGATGGTGTCGTCCCCGGTGCCGTGGAATCCCGTCACAAACGGCGACCGCGCGCGCTCGCTGTTCAACGAAACCAGCGCCGCGCTGATCGCGACCTTCGGCGTGCCCGGCTTCTTCACACCGCGTATTCCGCCCGCGCCCTTGTGGCCGCCGGGCAGCCCGCAATCGCAGAGCTATTATGACACCGCGCCGCTGAAGAAGACGCTGGAGCGGCTGGTCGACTTCGACCGCATCAACGATCTCAAGACGAGGCTGAGCGTCGGCGCGGTCGGCGTGACCTCGGGCAATTTCAGATATTTCGACAATTTCGAGTTCAGGAAGCTCGGCAAGAAGATCGGGCCGGAGCACATCATGGCGTCCGGCGCGCTGCCGCCGGGATTTCCTTCCGTCGAGATCGAAGGCGAGCATTACTGGGACGGCGGCATCGCCTCCAACACGCCGCTGGATCACGTGCTGGGCGAGGAGAGCAACCGCGATCTGCTGATCTTCCAGGTCGATTTGTTCAGCGCGCGCGGCGATTTGCCGACGTCGCTGCTCGAGGCCGCCGAGCGTGAAAAGGACATCCGTTTTTCCAGCCGCACCCGCATGAGCACCGACAAGAACAAGCAGGTGCACAATATCCGCAAGGCGATGCGCGAGCTGCTCGGAAAATTGCCGGATCATCTCAAGAACGATCCGTTGGCAGAGATTCTCTGCAAAGCCGCCCAGGAAAACACCGTCACCGTGGTGCACCTGATCTACAAGAGCAAGAATTACGAATCCTCTTCGAAGGATTACGATTTTTCGCATGTCGCCATGCTCGAGCATTGGAACGCGGGCGTCCGCGACGTTCATCTGTCGATGCGTCACAAGGATGTGCTCGAGCGCCCGCAATCCGGCCAGACCATGATGGCTTACGATATGACGGGGAACGGTCCCAAATCCCGCGGAGGCAAGCAGGAGTGA
- a CDS encoding oligosaccharide flippase family protein, which produces MAVMDTQSATAPPAGVIARLRALLGGSSEASVTRRLAGTIFIIRVFSAALAYFAQILLARWMGGSDYGVYVYVWTWVLLLGSMMDFGISASAQKIIPEYRTRGEHALLRGFLSGSRWMTLAVSSIVALLLAGVVRGLSPWIDANAIVPLYIGCLTLPAFVVANTQDGIARSHDWMQLGLMPQFIVRQSLIIGLTAGAFVLGFNLGATAAMWASAAAVWIAMIGQMIVLNRRLGGHIEPGPKAYDFRGWLAVSLPTLLVESFYLLLSYTDVLVLQQFRSSEEVGVYFAVVKTLALVSFIHYAMAATTAHRFAEYHAQGDRPRLSAYVAHAIQWTFWPSLAATILLLALGKPLLSLFGPQFLVGYDIMFIAAVGLVVRSAIGPVERLLNMLGHQHICALAYALAFVMNVVLCVMLVPRFGGHGAAAATSISLAFETVLLFWIVRRRLGLHVLAFGKR; this is translated from the coding sequence GTGGCCGTGATGGATACGCAATCCGCAACCGCTCCGCCCGCCGGCGTGATCGCGCGCCTGCGTGCGCTGCTTGGCGGCTCCAGTGAGGCTTCCGTCACCAGGCGGCTGGCCGGCACAATCTTCATCATCCGCGTCTTCAGCGCAGCGCTCGCCTATTTCGCGCAGATCCTGCTGGCGCGCTGGATGGGCGGCTCGGATTACGGCGTCTATGTCTATGTCTGGACCTGGGTGCTGCTGCTCGGCAGCATGATGGATTTCGGCATCTCGGCATCCGCGCAGAAGATCATTCCGGAATACCGCACCCGGGGCGAGCATGCCCTGCTGCGCGGCTTCCTCTCCGGCAGCCGCTGGATGACGCTCGCCGTCTCCTCCATCGTCGCGCTGTTGCTGGCGGGCGTGGTGAGGGGGTTGTCGCCATGGATCGACGCCAACGCGATCGTTCCCCTCTATATCGGTTGCCTGACGCTGCCGGCATTTGTCGTCGCCAACACCCAGGACGGCATCGCCCGCTCGCATGACTGGATGCAGCTCGGCCTGATGCCGCAATTCATCGTGCGGCAGTCGCTGATCATCGGCCTGACCGCCGGCGCCTTCGTGCTCGGCTTCAATCTCGGCGCCACCGCCGCGATGTGGGCCAGCGCCGCCGCGGTCTGGATCGCGATGATCGGCCAGATGATCGTGCTCAACCGCAGGCTCGGCGGCCACATCGAGCCCGGCCCCAAGGCCTATGACTTCCGCGGCTGGCTCGCGGTCTCGCTGCCGACCCTGCTGGTGGAAAGCTTTTACCTGCTGCTGTCCTACACCGACGTGCTGGTGCTGCAGCAGTTCCGCTCCTCCGAAGAAGTCGGCGTCTATTTCGCTGTCGTGAAGACGCTGGCGCTGGTCTCCTTCATTCACTACGCGATGGCGGCGACGACGGCGCATCGCTTTGCCGAGTATCACGCGCAGGGCGACAGGCCGCGGCTGTCGGCCTATGTGGCGCACGCGATCCAGTGGACGTTCTGGCCATCGCTGGCCGCGACCATCCTGTTGCTGGCGCTGGGCAAGCCGCTGTTGTCGCTGTTCGGACCGCAATTCCTAGTCGGCTACGACATCATGTTCATTGCCGCTGTCGGCCTCGTGGTGCGCTCCGCCATCGGCCCGGTCGAGCGGCTGCTCAACATGCTCGGCCACCAGCATATCTGCGCGCTGGCCTATGCGCTCGCCTTCGTCATGAACGTCGTGCTGTGCGTGATGCTGGTGCCGCGCTTCGGCGGCCACGGCGCCGCGGCCGCGACCTCGATCTCGCTGGCGTTCGAGACGGTGCTGCTGTTCTGGATCGTGCGCCGGCGCCTCGGACTGCACGTGCTGGCGTTCGGGAAGCGCTGA
- a CDS encoding 3-hydroxybutyrate dehydrogenase produces MGTLKGKTAVVTGSTSGIGLAYARAFAGAGANIVINGMGVPADIERERSGIETDFKVRAVHSPADMTKPVEIAEMVALGEKTFGSVDILVNNAGIQFVAPIEEFPIEKWDAIIAINLSSAFHAIRAAVPGMKKRGWGRIINTASAHSLVASPFKSAYVSAKHGIAGLTKTVALELATFKITCNCISPGYVWTPLVEHQIPETMKARNMTKEQVIKDVLLDAQPTKEFVTSEQVAALALFLCSDDAAQITGSNYSIDGGWTAE; encoded by the coding sequence ATGGGTACATTAAAAGGCAAAACCGCCGTCGTGACCGGCTCGACCAGTGGCATCGGACTGGCATATGCGCGCGCTTTCGCCGGCGCTGGCGCCAATATCGTTATCAATGGCATGGGCGTCCCGGCCGATATCGAGCGCGAGCGTTCCGGCATCGAAACCGACTTCAAAGTCCGCGCGGTGCATTCGCCTGCCGACATGACCAAGCCCGTCGAAATCGCCGAAATGGTCGCGCTCGGCGAGAAGACCTTCGGCTCGGTCGATATCCTCGTCAACAATGCCGGTATCCAGTTCGTCGCCCCGATCGAAGAGTTTCCGATCGAGAAATGGGACGCGATCATTGCGATCAATCTGTCATCGGCATTTCATGCCATCCGCGCCGCCGTGCCCGGCATGAAGAAGCGCGGCTGGGGCCGCATCATCAACACCGCTTCCGCGCATTCGCTGGTGGCTTCGCCCTTCAAGTCGGCCTATGTCTCGGCCAAGCACGGCATCGCCGGGCTGACAAAAACGGTGGCGCTGGAGCTTGCGACCTTCAAGATCACCTGCAACTGCATCAGCCCGGGCTATGTCTGGACGCCGCTGGTCGAGCACCAGATCCCCGAGACCATGAAGGCGCGCAACATGACCAAGGAGCAGGTCATCAAGGACGTGCTTCTTGACGCCCAGCCGACCAAGGAGTTCGTGACGTCAGAGCAGGTTGCTGCGCTGGCACTGTTCCTGTGCAGCGACGATGCAGCCCAAATCACCGGGTCCAACTACTCCATCGACGGCGGCTGGACCGCGGAGTAG